The Flavobacteriales bacterium genome includes a region encoding these proteins:
- the lpxD gene encoding UDP-3-O-(3-hydroxymyristoyl)glucosamine N-acyltransferase: MVVSAKQIAEVLGGVVEGDPLVEVNSVASIEDGKEQALSFLSNPKYNQFLYNTKSSVIIINKDLELEKEVPNTLIRVEDAYMAFAQLLKFIADLVEPKVGIEQPVYMSDTAQYGEHVYLGAFSYIGKNVKIGDNVQIYPHTYIGDDVTIGDDSIVYAGVKIYHKTQIGKDCTIHAGAVIGADGFGFAPTNDQDYNKVPQIGNVIIEDYVEIGANTTIDRATFGSTVIKKGTKLDNLIQIAHNVVLGENNVIAAQTGIAGSTKVGDNCMIGGQVAIAGHIEIGNEVKIAAKSGVPSSISDGEIHMGPVAFERREFQRSYILFKKLPSLFKNQRNIEKQLKNLFDQ; the protein is encoded by the coding sequence ATGGTAGTATCAGCAAAACAAATTGCGGAAGTATTAGGAGGAGTCGTTGAAGGAGACCCATTAGTTGAAGTAAATTCAGTCGCATCCATAGAAGATGGGAAAGAGCAAGCGCTCTCCTTTCTGTCGAACCCAAAATACAACCAATTTTTATACAACACGAAATCAAGCGTAATAATCATTAATAAAGATTTAGAGCTTGAAAAAGAAGTACCCAATACTCTTATCCGAGTAGAGGATGCTTATATGGCTTTCGCCCAATTGTTAAAATTCATTGCCGATTTGGTAGAACCTAAAGTAGGAATAGAACAACCTGTTTATATGAGCGACACTGCTCAATATGGTGAGCATGTTTATCTAGGAGCCTTTAGCTATATCGGAAAGAATGTAAAGATTGGGGATAACGTACAAATTTATCCACATACTTATATTGGAGACGATGTAACTATTGGCGATGATTCTATAGTTTATGCAGGAGTAAAAATCTATCATAAAACACAAATAGGAAAAGATTGTACTATTCATGCAGGAGCCGTTATTGGAGCCGATGGATTTGGATTTGCCCCAACTAATGATCAGGATTATAATAAAGTACCTCAGATAGGAAACGTTATTATCGAAGATTATGTAGAAATAGGAGCGAATACCACCATTGATCGAGCTACATTTGGAAGTACTGTGATCAAAAAAGGCACAAAGCTTGATAATCTCATCCAAATTGCACATAATGTAGTTTTGGGAGAAAACAATGTTATTGCGGCTCAAACAGGAATCGCAGGATCAACGAAAGTAGGAGACAATTGTATGATTGGAGGACAAGTAGCAATAGCTGGTCATATAGAAATAGGAAATGAAGTGAAAATTGCCGCCAAAAGTGGTGTACCTTCATCCATTTCTGATGGTGAAATACACATGGGACCTGTTGCATTTGAACGAAGAGAATTCCAAAGATCTTATATTCTCTTTAAAAAATTACCTAGTTTGTTTAAGAACCAAAGAAACATTGAAAAGCAGCTAAAAAACCTATTTGATCAATAA
- a CDS encoding HD domain-containing protein, whose protein sequence is MTKKNKLFNDPVHGFISIENELDFKIIEHPFFQRLRRISQLGLTYLVYPGAHHTRFHHALGAYHLLKNSLKVLRDKGVEMSIEERNAARRAILLHDIGHGPFSHALEHSLVDHISHEEISWELMDYFDKKYPGELSMAKEIFQKSYHRPFFQELISSQLDVDRLDYLKRDSFYTGVSEGVINSDRIISMLNVVNDQLVVEQKAIYSVEKFILSRRLMYWQVYLHKAVVAAEMMVVKTLQRAKELSLRGEHLFATKNLDFFLNNKITKENLKDTDFIKRFCELDEYDLLGAVKEWIRHSDPILSTLSKSIIQRNLFKLRYYSPGELALNLDKTKSRILEKYQIEESDLHYFFMEGDINQSIYNKEKEIIRMYQKDGSIVPFGETTENINMKILNTSTTKKYVCAIELF, encoded by the coding sequence ATGACCAAAAAAAATAAATTATTTAATGATCCCGTTCATGGATTTATTTCTATTGAAAATGAATTGGATTTTAAGATAATTGAGCACCCATTTTTTCAAAGATTACGTAGAATTAGTCAATTAGGACTTACTTATTTAGTGTACCCAGGAGCGCACCATACAAGGTTTCACCATGCATTGGGTGCGTATCATTTGCTAAAAAACTCTTTAAAAGTCTTGAGAGATAAGGGCGTTGAGATGAGCATTGAAGAAAGAAATGCCGCAAGAAGAGCCATCCTTCTTCATGATATAGGTCATGGACCTTTTTCTCATGCTTTAGAGCATTCATTAGTGGATCATATATCCCATGAAGAGATTTCTTGGGAACTCATGGATTATTTTGATAAAAAATATCCAGGGGAGTTAAGCATGGCAAAGGAAATATTTCAAAAAAGTTATCACCGTCCGTTTTTTCAGGAACTCATTTCCTCACAGCTTGATGTAGATCGTTTGGACTATCTCAAAAGAGACAGTTTTTATACAGGCGTTTCTGAAGGAGTTATAAATTCTGATAGAATTATCTCCATGCTCAATGTTGTTAATGATCAATTAGTAGTAGAACAAAAAGCCATTTATTCTGTAGAGAAATTCATCTTGTCTCGAAGATTGATGTATTGGCAAGTATATTTACACAAAGCCGTAGTAGCTGCCGAAATGATGGTCGTTAAAACACTTCAAAGAGCAAAAGAATTATCTCTGCGTGGCGAACATCTTTTTGCAACAAAAAATTTAGATTTCTTTTTAAACAATAAAATCACCAAAGAGAATTTAAAAGACACCGATTTTATTAAAAGATTTTGTGAACTCGACGAATATGATTTATTAGGAGCCGTAAAAGAATGGATTAGACATTCTGATCCCATTTTATCGACACTGAGTAAGAGTATTATCCAGAGAAATCTTTTTAAATTAAGATACTATTCTCCAGGAGAGCTCGCTTTAAATTTAGATAAAACAAAGTCAAGAATTCTTGAGAAATACCAAATAGAAGAATCCGATTTACATTACTTTTTTATGGAGGGAGACATCAATCAAAGTATTTATAATAAGGAGAAAGAGATTATTCGTATGTATCAAAAAGATGGAAGTATTGTTCCATTTGGAGAAACAACAGAGAATATTAATATGAAAATATTAAACACAAGTACGACAAAAAAGTACGTTTGTGCTATTGAGTTGTTTTAA
- the ispE gene encoding 4-(cytidine 5'-diphospho)-2-C-methyl-D-erythritol kinase produces the protein MIYYPNAKINIGLNVFKKRADGYHLLKSHFYPVPLKDILEIVPTQGIGEVFFTKSGIEIDGNQNLCEQAYHLIHQDFPLPSVKIHLHKQIPIGAGLGGGSADASFTLKALNELFNLEISKNKLEEYAKKLGADCPFFIENTPKYVQGIGEKLSSSKLDLSGKFLVFVFPKIHISTKMAYQNLQLGLEKDFENATVNSLLEQPELFYNDFESSIFRQFPELSQIKNKLIDASAFYASMSGSGSTIFGLFENEPKNLNFQEDFKLLKL, from the coding sequence ATGATTTATTACCCGAATGCCAAAATAAATATTGGGCTTAATGTGTTTAAAAAAAGAGCCGATGGTTATCATTTACTTAAAAGCCATTTTTACCCTGTTCCCCTAAAGGATATTTTAGAAATTGTACCTACTCAAGGTATTGGTGAGGTTTTTTTTACAAAAAGTGGGATTGAAATCGATGGAAATCAAAATTTATGCGAACAAGCCTATCATCTCATTCATCAAGATTTCCCTTTGCCTTCGGTGAAAATTCATTTGCATAAACAAATTCCAATCGGTGCAGGTCTGGGAGGTGGCTCAGCAGATGCAAGTTTTACGTTAAAAGCACTTAATGAACTTTTTAATTTGGAAATTTCGAAAAATAAGCTCGAAGAATATGCTAAAAAACTGGGAGCCGATTGTCCTTTTTTTATAGAAAATACCCCAAAGTACGTTCAAGGTATAGGCGAAAAACTGTCGTCATCAAAACTTGATTTGAGCGGAAAATTTCTTGTTTTTGTTTTTCCAAAAATTCATATTTCTACCAAAATGGCTTATCAAAACCTTCAATTAGGTTTAGAAAAAGATTTTGAAAATGCCACCGTCAATAGCTTATTGGAACAACCTGAATTATTTTATAACGATTTTGAAAGTTCCATTTTTAGACAATTTCCAGAGCTTTCTCAAATAAAAAATAAACTGATAGACGCAAGTGCTTTTTATGCTTCTATGAGTGGTTCTGGTTCCACAATTTTTGGATTATTTGAAAATGAGCCAAAAAATCTTAACTTTCAAGAAGATTTTAAATTATTAAAACTTTAG
- a CDS encoding DUF2461 domain-containing protein: protein MPYFDEDFILFLNELKENNTREWFHSQKKRYEKNVKEPFKQFCQIMIDEVLGEKAFVKQIEPKHCIFRINRDIRFSKDKSPYKTQLGMVISENGKKDATFPSMYLEFSGSHLRLYSGSYMLDKNQLQSLREKIFENPKRFEKLLNEKKFKETFGTLRGDKNKRIPKPFTEIQETYPFILNKQFYYFKEYPAEFILNENLKETLMNDFSFAKPLNSFINESLGQ from the coding sequence ATGCCTTATTTTGATGAAGATTTCATTCTTTTTTTGAATGAACTGAAAGAAAACAATACTAGAGAGTGGTTTCATAGCCAAAAAAAACGCTATGAGAAAAATGTTAAAGAACCTTTCAAACAATTTTGCCAAATAATGATTGATGAAGTATTGGGCGAAAAAGCTTTTGTAAAACAAATAGAACCAAAACATTGTATCTTTAGAATCAACAGAGATATCCGTTTTAGTAAAGATAAATCTCCTTATAAGACACAATTAGGAATGGTTATTTCTGAAAACGGAAAAAAAGACGCTACATTTCCAAGTATGTATTTGGAATTTAGCGGTAGCCATTTGCGTTTATATTCAGGCTCCTATATGCTTGATAAAAATCAATTACAAAGTTTAAGAGAGAAAATATTTGAAAACCCAAAAAGGTTTGAAAAACTACTGAATGAAAAGAAGTTTAAAGAAACGTTTGGAACGCTTCGTGGAGATAAAAACAAACGAATTCCTAAGCCCTTCACAGAAATTCAAGAAACCTACCCTTTTATTTTAAATAAACAGTTTTACTATTTTAAAGAGTATCCTGCCGAGTTTATTCTAAATGAAAACTTAAAAGAAACACTAATGAACGATTTTTCTTTTGCTAAGCCACTTAATTCGTTTATTAATGAATCTCTAGGACAATAA
- a CDS encoding DUF1287 domain-containing protein — MRNFIILILLLIFEMSFSQTLDNQKTLSDCAISLTNDEVIYDPSYFSIPYPNGDIPKGKGVCTDVVIRAVRKMGIDLQKEVHEDMKKNFHLYPKNWGLKRTDKNIDHRRVPNLMTYFERQNMAKKITQNSQDYLPGDIVCWMLDGGLTHIGIVINQKSNDGKRPLIVHNIGAGQRIQDCLFNYKIIGHYRFRF; from the coding sequence ATGAGAAATTTCATAATACTTATTCTATTATTGATTTTTGAGATGAGTTTTTCTCAAACATTAGATAATCAAAAAACACTTTCAGATTGTGCCATATCACTTACGAATGACGAAGTAATTTACGATCCTTCTTACTTTTCCATTCCCTACCCAAATGGAGACATCCCCAAAGGAAAAGGAGTTTGTACAGATGTTGTGATTCGAGCTGTTAGAAAAATGGGAATTGATCTTCAAAAAGAAGTTCATGAGGATATGAAAAAAAATTTTCATTTATATCCAAAAAATTGGGGACTCAAAAGAACTGATAAAAATATAGATCATAGACGTGTTCCGAACTTAATGACCTATTTTGAAAGGCAAAATATGGCAAAAAAAATCACTCAAAATTCTCAAGATTATCTCCCAGGTGATATCGTTTGTTGGATGCTAGATGGTGGTCTAACGCATATCGGCATTGTAATAAATCAAAAATCTAATGACGGCAAAAGACCTTTAATTGTTCATAATATAGGAGCAGGTCAACGAATTCAAGATTGCCTTTTTAATTATAAAATCATAGGACATTATCGATTTAGATTTTGA
- the priA gene encoding primosomal protein N', producing the protein MYVNVWLPEIFGTAFSYHVPEEFREKIQFGIRVTIPFKNKLTFAIVEEILEEIPAYDLIKDIVDIPENDPIIYPKQFAFWKWMADYYMVSTGVVMRYALPKAFALKSETMLYYNPNFSKENIKISDDELLLLDALELQDSLKIQEVKAILPHRKNPNTLVSRMVKKDMILLEKFFEEKYRYKTIKKIRITDTFLREKEKHYQTIKRAKKQMELLQFLETCPDYTAEFKDIFVENGLSKFSAKALQKKHFVMIFEEKIERKVFFETIERDFANKYQEAENKINHWDWEDKNQAVFYYEQDFYQKLAIYKKAIQKKLAEDKDVLLLIPEILLFPQYYAFLQHFFEDQVLVYNARLSDHERVDTWRKVYHHENRKAKVIVSAKEGIMLPFDNLGLIIVDSSSDLLYKQHLNQPLYNAKDMAFVLMKMYDCQLLMSAIVPSVETYYLIEKKMVEVLKFEKKQTNLHIKLVDVHHEKQHQGMVQHLSKNLIYEIDEALVNKKQVLIYKDRRGYASKMECQSCDYTPSCVRCSVHLTFHKREYSLRCHQCGYSTRPSFYCAKCEKPDMQVKGYGTERIYEELKGIFDKSVIVRLDKDTLKGKNKLNQFIDRYDNGEIDILIGTKMISKGVDLSNTALFAVVSMDDMLHYPDFRGEERAIQTIQSVGKRLQSQSPDSLMILQTYQPKHPVNKMLQENQEITFLHNKFLLDRKKYSLPPYTRMIGILFRHKHPKILEDGTRLFKDTLSAKISQKYLIGPFPAHIEKLNNYYQEQMIIQLPRNKNLVKTKRFISKVIERFGKHKDYRNILISVDVDPQYL; encoded by the coding sequence ATGTATGTAAATGTTTGGTTGCCAGAAATATTTGGAACAGCTTTTAGCTACCATGTTCCTGAGGAATTTCGAGAGAAAATCCAGTTTGGGATTCGGGTAACTATTCCGTTTAAAAACAAACTTACTTTTGCCATAGTTGAAGAAATATTGGAAGAAATACCTGCTTATGATCTAATAAAGGATATTGTAGATATTCCTGAAAACGATCCTATTATCTATCCCAAACAGTTTGCTTTTTGGAAATGGATGGCCGATTATTATATGGTAAGCACAGGAGTGGTCATGCGCTATGCGCTTCCAAAGGCTTTTGCCCTAAAGAGTGAAACAATGCTTTATTATAATCCGAATTTTTCTAAGGAAAATATCAAAATTTCGGATGATGAATTATTGCTTTTGGATGCTCTAGAGCTTCAAGATTCTCTTAAAATTCAAGAAGTAAAGGCTATTTTACCACATCGAAAAAATCCCAATACTTTGGTGAGTAGGATGGTGAAAAAAGATATGATTCTTCTTGAGAAATTCTTTGAAGAAAAATATCGATACAAAACCATAAAAAAGATAAGAATTACGGATACTTTTTTAAGGGAAAAAGAAAAGCACTACCAAACGATTAAAAGGGCAAAAAAGCAAATGGAATTGTTACAGTTTCTAGAGACTTGTCCAGATTATACCGCAGAATTCAAAGATATCTTTGTAGAGAATGGATTGTCAAAATTCTCGGCAAAAGCCTTGCAGAAAAAGCATTTTGTAATGATTTTTGAAGAAAAAATTGAAAGAAAAGTGTTTTTTGAAACTATTGAAAGGGATTTTGCAAATAAGTATCAAGAAGCTGAAAACAAAATCAATCATTGGGATTGGGAAGATAAAAATCAAGCCGTATTTTACTATGAGCAAGATTTCTATCAAAAATTAGCGATTTATAAAAAAGCCATTCAAAAAAAATTAGCAGAGGATAAAGATGTTCTTTTACTCATACCCGAAATCCTACTGTTTCCACAGTATTATGCCTTTCTACAACATTTTTTTGAAGATCAAGTATTGGTTTATAACGCCCGCCTTTCTGATCATGAAAGAGTAGATACTTGGCGTAAGGTTTATCATCATGAAAATAGAAAAGCCAAAGTAATTGTATCTGCCAAAGAAGGGATTATGCTTCCTTTTGATAATTTGGGACTAATTATCGTGGATTCTTCATCAGATTTACTTTACAAACAACATCTCAATCAACCGCTTTATAATGCTAAAGATATGGCGTTTGTTCTCATGAAAATGTATGATTGTCAGTTGCTCATGTCTGCCATTGTTCCTAGTGTAGAAACCTACTATCTTATTGAGAAAAAAATGGTGGAAGTCCTCAAATTTGAAAAAAAGCAAACAAATCTTCACATCAAATTGGTAGATGTACATCATGAAAAACAGCACCAAGGAATGGTGCAACACCTTTCAAAAAATCTAATTTATGAGATAGATGAAGCATTGGTAAACAAAAAACAAGTACTTATTTACAAAGATAGACGAGGATACGCCAGTAAAATGGAATGCCAGTCTTGTGACTATACACCTAGCTGTGTTCGCTGTAGCGTACATCTCACATTTCATAAAAGAGAATACAGCCTTCGTTGTCATCAGTGTGGTTATAGTACCCGCCCTTCGTTCTATTGTGCAAAATGTGAAAAACCTGATATGCAGGTTAAGGGCTATGGTACCGAAAGGATTTATGAGGAACTTAAAGGGATTTTTGATAAATCGGTTATTGTTAGACTTGATAAAGACACCTTAAAAGGAAAAAATAAACTCAATCAATTTATTGATCGTTATGACAATGGCGAAATCGATATTTTGATTGGGACTAAAATGATTTCCAAGGGTGTAGATTTATCAAACACCGCATTGTTTGCTGTTGTTTCAATGGATGATATGTTGCACTATCCAGATTTTAGAGGGGAAGAAAGAGCTATTCAAACTATTCAATCAGTAGGGAAGAGGTTGCAAAGTCAATCACCAGATTCTTTAATGATTTTACAGACTTATCAACCCAAGCATCCTGTGAATAAAATGCTCCAGGAAAATCAAGAAATCACTTTTTTACACAACAAATTTCTTTTAGACAGAAAAAAATATAGTCTTCCTCCATACACCAGAATGATCGGAATTCTTTTTCGCCATAAACATCCAAAAATTTTGGAAGATGGAACACGTTTATTTAAAGATACACTTTCGGCAAAGATTTCACAAAAGTATCTCATAGGACCCTTTCCTGCACATATTGAAAAACTGAATAATTATTATCAAGAACAAATGATTATTCAACTACCAAGAAACAAAAATTTGGTTAAGACAAAACGATTCATTTCAAAGGTGATAGAACGCTTTGGTAAACATAAAGATTATAGAAATATTTTGATTTCTGTAGATGTTGATCCTCAGTATTTATAA
- a CDS encoding CCA tRNA nucleotidyltransferase has protein sequence MMKKNYAEALNLRVFEQIKDTAKNLGYPTYVIGGFVRDLLLGKENPKDIDIVCKGSGIDLALKVAENLDSKIEVNYFKNFGTAMFKYHDVEYEFVGARKESYRSDSRKPIVEDGTLEDDQKRRDFTINALAISLNESDFGTLVDPFDGLKDLENGIIRTPLEPEITFSDDPLRMMRAIRFACQLGFQIEDSCFQAIGKVANRLPIISQERVITEVNKMILSDRASLGFKLMEKTGLLKEFFPEFIALKGVEIRDGRGHKDNFYHTLEVLDNVCKESDDLWLRWAAIMHDIAKPPTKRFDKKVGWTFHGHEFLGSKMVPKLFRRLKLPLNDSMKMVKKLVKLHLRPIVLAQEVVTDSAIRRLLFDAGEDLESLLILCEADITTKNEYKSKKYRDNYRLIREKLKDVEERDQIRNWQPPIDGHEIMKTFGLGQGREIGIIKTRIREAILEGDITNDYQEAKNLMLKIGVELGLKQQS, from the coding sequence ATGATGAAAAAAAACTATGCAGAAGCACTCAATTTGCGTGTTTTTGAGCAAATAAAAGATACGGCAAAAAATCTCGGTTACCCCACTTATGTAATCGGCGGATTTGTCCGTGATTTACTTTTAGGAAAAGAAAATCCAAAAGATATCGATATCGTTTGTAAAGGATCTGGGATTGACCTTGCCTTAAAAGTAGCCGAAAATTTGGATTCCAAAATAGAAGTAAACTATTTTAAGAACTTCGGTACTGCGATGTTTAAGTACCACGATGTGGAATATGAATTTGTGGGAGCAAGAAAAGAATCATACCGATCTGATTCTCGTAAACCCATTGTAGAAGATGGGACTTTAGAAGACGATCAAAAACGTAGAGATTTCACCATAAATGCATTGGCAATTTCACTCAATGAATCAGACTTCGGAACTTTGGTTGATCCCTTTGATGGTCTAAAAGATCTTGAAAATGGGATCATAAGAACACCTTTAGAACCCGAAATCACTTTTTCTGATGATCCATTGAGGATGATGAGAGCTATTAGATTTGCCTGTCAACTTGGTTTTCAAATAGAAGATTCTTGTTTTCAAGCTATAGGGAAAGTAGCCAATCGTTTACCCATTATTTCCCAAGAAAGAGTCATTACAGAAGTAAACAAAATGATCTTATCTGATAGAGCTTCTTTAGGTTTTAAACTGATGGAAAAAACGGGGCTTTTAAAAGAGTTTTTTCCAGAGTTTATTGCACTCAAAGGTGTTGAAATTCGTGATGGAAGAGGACATAAAGACAATTTTTATCATACGCTCGAGGTTCTTGATAATGTCTGTAAAGAAAGTGATGATTTATGGTTGCGTTGGGCTGCAATAATGCATGATATTGCAAAACCTCCCACCAAAAGATTTGACAAAAAAGTTGGCTGGACGTTCCATGGTCATGAATTTTTAGGTTCTAAAATGGTTCCAAAACTATTTAGAAGATTAAAATTACCACTAAATGACTCCATGAAAATGGTGAAAAAATTAGTTAAACTTCATCTTCGTCCCATTGTTTTGGCACAAGAAGTTGTAACAGACTCAGCCATTCGAAGACTTTTGTTTGACGCAGGAGAAGATCTTGAATCTTTACTGATTCTTTGTGAAGCGGATATTACCACAAAAAATGAGTATAAATCCAAAAAATATCGTGATAATTATCGCCTTATCAGAGAAAAACTAAAAGATGTAGAGGAAAGAGATCAAATTAGAAATTGGCAGCCACCTATTGATGGTCATGAGATTATGAAAACCTTTGGTTTAGGGCAAGGTAGAGAAATAGGAATTATCAAAACAAGGATTCGCGAGGCAATTTTGGAAGGAGATATTACCAATGACTACCAAGAAGCAAAGAATTTAATGCTCAAGATAGGAGTGGAACTTGGATTAAAACAACAATCATGA
- a CDS encoding DUF493 domain-containing protein, with translation MSQDPKEELFQGLKAKLKEQKWPASYLFKFIVKQDDVGKLQKVKDCFDGSKYESSVKQSKNGKYISLSIKVKKMYSPEAVIEKYMKVAELEGVISL, from the coding sequence ATGAGTCAAGATCCAAAAGAAGAACTATTTCAAGGCTTAAAAGCCAAGCTTAAAGAACAAAAATGGCCAGCATCTTACTTGTTTAAATTTATTGTAAAACAGGATGATGTAGGAAAATTACAAAAAGTAAAAGATTGTTTTGATGGGAGTAAATACGAATCTTCTGTAAAGCAGTCAAAAAATGGAAAATATATCTCACTTTCTATAAAAGTGAAAAAAATGTATTCTCCTGAAGCTGTGATAGAAAAATATATGAAAGTAGCCGAACTTGAAGGCGTGATTTCACTATAA
- a CDS encoding aminopeptidase: protein MKKYIFYAFTALSLNVFAQEDKKTEVYQFQITKQNDALPVCSQGKTGTCWSFATASFLESELMRMGKGKIDLSEMFIVKNIYKEKVENYVRYHGKTNFGQGSLAHDYLNAVEKYGLMPNEAFYPEIHIDKKHNHKELFSVLKSMANTFATSGNLTGKWKMGYQAVLDAYFGADKENFEYKGKTYNPESFKKNLKIEPKKYRHITSFTHLPMGEKPVVLQLPDNWSRGSFENMPMNMMFEMTEMAILNGFTVVWDADVSNKGFNSKKGIAIAPKEDNFSWKELKEPAKELEISQELRQKEFDRHVVTDDHLMHITGMATDQKGNKYFVVKNSWGTKRGKEGFEGYLFVSKAYFMLNTIAVTFHQDATRMN, encoded by the coding sequence ATGAAAAAATATATTTTTTACGCTTTTACGGCTTTGTCACTGAATGTTTTTGCACAAGAAGATAAAAAAACTGAAGTATATCAATTTCAGATCACAAAACAGAACGATGCACTTCCTGTGTGTTCCCAAGGGAAAACCGGAACTTGCTGGTCTTTTGCAACCGCTTCATTTCTAGAGTCTGAACTTATGAGGATGGGAAAAGGAAAGATTGATTTATCCGAAATGTTTATTGTGAAAAATATCTATAAAGAAAAGGTCGAAAACTATGTACGTTATCATGGGAAAACCAATTTTGGACAAGGTTCTTTAGCTCATGATTACCTTAATGCCGTGGAAAAATATGGCTTAATGCCCAATGAAGCTTTTTATCCTGAAATTCATATTGATAAAAAACACAATCATAAAGAACTATTTTCTGTTTTAAAATCTATGGCAAATACTTTTGCGACTTCAGGAAATCTTACAGGGAAATGGAAAATGGGATATCAGGCAGTTTTAGATGCCTATTTCGGTGCTGATAAAGAAAACTTTGAATATAAAGGTAAAACTTATAATCCTGAAAGTTTTAAAAAGAACTTAAAAATTGAACCAAAAAAATATAGGCATATCACTTCATTTACTCATTTGCCAATGGGAGAGAAGCCTGTTGTTTTACAATTACCAGACAACTGGTCTCGTGGTTCTTTTGAAAATATGCCTATGAATATGATGTTCGAAATGACTGAAATGGCTATTTTGAATGGTTTTACAGTTGTATGGGATGCAGATGTTTCTAACAAAGGTTTCAATTCTAAAAAAGGAATTGCAATTGCCCCAAAAGAAGACAACTTTAGTTGGAAAGAACTTAAAGAACCTGCAAAAGAATTAGAAATTTCTCAAGAATTGCGTCAAAAGGAGTTCGATAGACATGTAGTTACAGATGATCACTTGATGCACATTACAGGAATGGCAACGGATCAAAAAGGAAATAAATATTTCGTAGTGAAAAATTCTTGGGGAACCAAGCGTGGAAAAGAAGGTTTTGAAGGATATTTATTTGTTTCAAAAGCCTATTTTATGCTCAATACAATTGCCGTTACTTTTCACCAAGATGCCACAAGAATGAACTAA
- a CDS encoding DUF2200 domain-containing protein, whose protein sequence is MKVTSKKNEQIANLIFAKIYPLYLDKIEKKGRDKKELDQVIHWLTGFGEEDIQKLIVEEATFRDFFNQASLNPKAHLIKGVICGYRIEEIEDEFEIYRKCRYLDKLVDELAKGRKMEKILRS, encoded by the coding sequence ATGAAGGTTACATCCAAAAAAAATGAACAGATTGCAAATCTGATTTTTGCAAAGATTTACCCATTATACCTAGATAAAATAGAAAAAAAAGGTAGGGATAAAAAGGAGTTAGATCAAGTGATTCATTGGCTCACAGGATTTGGAGAAGAAGATATCCAAAAGTTAATTGTAGAAGAGGCGACCTTTAGAGATTTCTTTAATCAAGCAAGTTTAAATCCGAAAGCGCATTTAATAAAAGGAGTAATCTGTGGTTATAGAATTGAAGAGATCGAGGATGAATTCGAAATTTATAGAAAATGTAGGTATCTAGACAAGCTAGTTGATGAATTGGCTAAAGGAAGAAAAATGGAGAAAATTTTGCGTTCCTAA
- a CDS encoding NAD(P)H-dependent oxidoreductase, which produces MNNLNESLKWRYACKAFDATKELSDEQISGIKENYNLTASSFGLQPFKLVVVKNRAIREQLVEHSWNQQQVADASHLLVLATRTDLDNNLIASYVDRTAEVRGVERESLNAFEGMMQGYFAQAGADNLNLWAKSQSYICMGNLLAYLASEKIDSCPMEGFTPEKYDEILGLGNHNLTASLIIPIGYRSEEDKYASLPKVRAKIEDIVVEL; this is translated from the coding sequence ATGAACAATTTAAACGAAAGCCTTAAGTGGCGATATGCGTGCAAAGCATTTGATGCAACAAAAGAATTATCTGATGAGCAAATTTCTGGGATTAAAGAAAATTATAACCTAACCGCTAGTTCATTTGGATTACAACCTTTTAAATTAGTTGTAGTTAAAAATAGAGCAATTAGAGAACAACTTGTAGAACATTCTTGGAATCAACAGCAAGTAGCAGATGCCTCACACTTATTGGTTTTGGCTACAAGAACAGATTTAGATAATAATCTGATCGCATCTTATGTAGACAGAACTGCAGAAGTAAGAGGAGTAGAACGAGAAAGCTTAAATGCTTTTGAAGGAATGATGCAAGGTTATTTTGCTCAAGCTGGAGCTGATAATCTTAATCTATGGGCTAAATCTCAAAGTTATATTTGTATGGGTAATCTCCTTGCATATTTGGCATCAGAGAAAATTGATAGTTGCCCTATGGAAGGATTTACTCCAGAAAAGTATGATGAAATTCTTGGTTTAGGAAATCATAATTTAACAGCATCTTTAATAATTCCTATTGGATATCGATCAGAAGAAGATAAATACGCTTCATTACCTAAAGTGAGAGCAAAAATTGAAGATATTGTTGTAGAACTATAA